From Cryobacterium sp. GrIS_2_6:
CGTTGCTCGACGGACCGGCCCCAGGCGGTTCCGGCGAGGATGAGGGCGATTCCGACGTATCCGGCGAGGGCCACCAGGTCATGAGCGACGGCGATTCCGACGATTGCAGCCCAGACCGGCTCAGTTCCAAGGAGGAGGCTCACTCTGGAGGGCGAGGTGCGTCGGACGGCCCAGGTCTGGATCAGGAACGCGAAGACGGTGCAGGCGAGTACGAGGTAGAGGAACAGGAGCGTGCGTCCGGGGTCGAGACGGGCCAGAAAGTGCGGGATCGAGTCGCCGTAGAACAGTGACGCCGCCGAGAAGATCACCGCGCAGGTCGAGAGTTGCACCGTGGTGAGGTGGAGCGAGTTCGTCGGAGTGTTGCCCGTGAGCTTGAACATCGACGTGACGTGGATGGCACGGATGATGGCCGCGGCGAGCACGAGCAGGTCGCCGAGGCTCGGCGCCTGGAAGACACCGCCACTGGCGAGCAGGGCGACTCCACCGATGGCGATCAGCGCGGCCAGGAAGAACCTGCCGGGCAGGCGTCGACCCGAGACGGCGGAATCCAGAATCGGAGTGAACACGATCGTCAGGCTGATGATGAGTCCGGCATTCGTGGCCGATGTGTGGGCGATCCCGAAGGTTTCGAAGGCGAACACGGCAGCCAGCACAATCCCGAGCAGTATCCCGGATCGCAACTCCCCTGGCGTAATCCGGTGCCGCCGTGCGGCAACGAGGGCTGCCATGACGACCGCAGCGAACAGCATCCGTATCGCGAGCAGGGCGACGACGGATTCTAGCGTGACCAGTTCTTTGGAGACGAGGTATGTCGATCCCCACGCGGCGGCGACCAGAAGCAGGAGCAGGTCGACGCGGAATCGACTGAGGAGGGCGGCCATTCCTCC
This genomic window contains:
- a CDS encoding DMT family transporter; the encoded protein is MAALLSRFRVDLLLLLVAAAWGSTYLVSKELVTLESVVALLAIRMLFAAVVMAALVAARRHRITPGELRSGILLGIVLAAVFAFETFGIAHTSATNAGLIISLTIVFTPILDSAVSGRRLPGRFFLAALIAIGGVALLASGGVFQAPSLGDLLVLAAAIIRAIHVTSMFKLTGNTPTNSLHLTTVQLSTCAVIFSAASLFYGDSIPHFLARLDPGRTLLFLYLVLACTVFAFLIQTWAVRRTSPSRVSLLLGTEPVWAAIVGIAVAHDLVALAGYVGIALILAGTAWGRSVEQRHRLAPAAHQIPASRS